From the genome of Blautia pseudococcoides, one region includes:
- a CDS encoding FtsW/RodA/SpoVE family cell cycle protein, giving the protein MIKQYKLRDYNFRLVLFLVVLTFMGVLLVGSAEPDLQKKQFFGMMLGLFVMVVISLMDFSWILNFYWIMYVGNILMLLLVRLFGTESKGAARWLRIGSFQFQPTELSKIIIILFLARYLMEHEEDLNTLKTILKTVVLIAVPLILIFSQPDLKNTITLAILFCIMLYLAGLSYKIIGGTLLIAIPLVVVFLFIVIQPDQKLLDDYQRNRIMTFLYPEEEEYSDDVLQQQNSIMAIGSGKLTGKGLNNNEVASANKGNFVSESQTDFIFSVAGEELGFLGCTALLLLLFLIIFESMKTGRRAKDLSGSLICYGMASIIAVQSFINICVATGLSPNTGTPLPFVSYGLSSMVSLYIGMGLVLNVSLQKNRTYREVEKS; this is encoded by the coding sequence ATGATTAAACAATATAAACTACGCGACTATAATTTCAGACTGGTGCTGTTTCTGGTTGTACTCACCTTCATGGGGGTGCTGCTGGTTGGAAGTGCGGAACCGGATCTGCAGAAGAAGCAGTTCTTTGGTATGATGCTGGGACTTTTTGTCATGGTGGTCATATCCCTGATGGATTTCAGCTGGATCCTGAATTTTTACTGGATCATGTATGTGGGCAATATTCTCATGCTTCTTCTGGTACGGCTGTTTGGTACAGAGTCCAAAGGAGCTGCCAGATGGCTGCGGATCGGAAGTTTCCAGTTCCAGCCCACAGAGCTGTCGAAGATCATCATCATTCTGTTTCTCGCACGCTACTTAATGGAACACGAAGAAGATTTGAATACATTAAAGACAATATTGAAGACCGTCGTGCTGATCGCCGTACCTCTGATTTTGATCTTTAGTCAGCCGGACTTGAAAAATACCATTACACTTGCTATACTTTTCTGTATCATGCTGTATCTTGCCGGGCTGAGTTATAAAATTATAGGCGGAACGCTGCTGATAGCCATCCCTTTGGTGGTTGTATTTCTTTTCATAGTCATACAGCCTGACCAGAAACTACTGGATGATTACCAGAGAAACCGGATTATGACCTTCCTCTATCCGGAGGAGGAGGAATACTCTGACGATGTTCTTCAGCAGCAGAATTCTATCATGGCCATCGGTTCAGGAAAACTTACAGGAAAAGGCCTGAATAATAATGAAGTGGCATCAGCCAACAAAGGCAATTTTGTATCAGAGAGCCAGACAGACTTTATATTTTCCGTTGCAGGTGAGGAATTGGGATTTTTGGGCTGTACGGCTTTGCTGCTGCTTTTGTTTTTGATCATCTTTGAAAGTATGAAGACGGGTAGGAGGGCCAAGGATCTATCCGGCAGCCTCATATGCTACGGTATGGCTTCCATTATAGCAGTACAGAGCTTTATCAACATTTGTGTGGCAACGGGACTCAGCCCCAACACGGGTACGCCGCTTCCCTTTGTCAGCTACGGGCTTTCTTCCATGGTAAGCCTTTATATCGGTATGGGGCTGGTATTAAATGTCAGCCTTCAGAAAAACAGAACCTACAGGGAGGTAGAAAAATCGTGA
- a CDS encoding DUF378 domain-containing protein, with protein MKSNGLDYTALVITVIGALNWGLIGLFRFNLVTFLFGDMTWLSRVVYVIVGICGLYLLSLFGRITSMGDR; from the coding sequence ATGAAATCAAATGGATTAGATTATACCGCATTAGTTATTACCGTTATCGGCGCCCTCAATTGGGGGTTGATCGGACTGTTCCGTTTCAATTTGGTTACCTTCCTGTTCGGAGACATGACATGGCTTTCAAGAGTTGTATATGTCATTGTAGGAATCTGCGGACTCTATCTGCTGAGCCTCTTCGGAAGGATCACATCTATGGGTGACCGCTGA
- a CDS encoding D-alanyl-D-alanine carboxypeptidase family protein, which yields MKCTNKPKKRLSKKAQRRRKIKRTLFLGMFFVILLLAGVLGIFMLKGKQAVDAPMAFRLTTEVFGQTIGEDSLVAEGVAADLCVGAGDTPLDGIEAQGEERAALFDIQDKKLLFSKSLYEKSYPASITKIMTALAALGKANMDEIVTIQAQDVQLEADSQVCGLVEGDQISMDQLFHALLVYSANDAAMAIARTVGGSVEGFVDMMNEEAQRLGMTGTHFVNPHGLHDEDHYTTVYDIYLMLNEAMKHQEFTDITQLSNYTINYKSADGTQMQKWLDATDQYLTGESSAPKGVTILGGKTGTTAKAGNCLALMVQNNYGEPYVSIVLNAENKPVLYERMNQLLEKVNRS from the coding sequence GTGAAATGTACAAATAAACCGAAAAAAAGGCTATCCAAAAAGGCACAGAGAAGGCGTAAGATCAAGCGTACCCTGTTTCTCGGCATGTTTTTTGTTATCCTGCTGTTAGCAGGTGTGCTGGGGATCTTCATGCTGAAGGGTAAACAGGCCGTGGATGCGCCTATGGCGTTCAGGCTGACTACGGAAGTGTTTGGTCAGACCATAGGCGAGGATTCCCTGGTAGCAGAAGGTGTGGCAGCAGATTTGTGCGTGGGTGCAGGTGATACACCGCTTGACGGGATTGAGGCCCAGGGAGAAGAAAGAGCAGCGTTGTTTGATATTCAGGACAAAAAACTGCTTTTTTCAAAATCGCTGTATGAAAAGTCTTATCCGGCCAGTATTACTAAGATCATGACAGCACTGGCAGCACTCGGCAAAGCCAACATGGATGAAATTGTGACCATTCAGGCACAGGATGTCCAGCTGGAGGCGGATTCCCAGGTCTGCGGACTTGTGGAGGGAGACCAGATATCCATGGACCAGCTCTTCCATGCACTTCTTGTCTATTCAGCCAATGATGCGGCGATGGCGATTGCCAGAACCGTGGGCGGCAGTGTGGAAGGCTTTGTGGATATGATGAATGAGGAAGCCCAGCGCCTGGGCATGACAGGGACACATTTTGTGAATCCGCACGGACTTCACGATGAAGATCACTATACAACGGTATATGACATCTATCTGATGCTCAATGAAGCCATGAAACATCAGGAGTTCACAGATATTACCCAGCTAAGTAACTATACCATCAACTATAAGTCAGCGGACGGTACCCAGATGCAGAAGTGGCTGGACGCCACAGACCAGTATCTGACAGGGGAGTCCAGCGCACCGAAAGGAGTTACTATTCTGGGCGGTAAGACCGGAACCACTGCCAAAGCGGGAAACTGTTTGGCTCTTATGGTTCAGAATAACTATGGGGAACCTTATGTTTCCATCGTTCTGAATGCGGAAAACAAACCCGTTTTGTATGAGCGCATGAACCAGCTTCTTGAGAAAGTGAACCGTTCCTAA
- a CDS encoding methylglyoxal synthase, translated as MNIGLIAHNSKKKLMQNFCVAYRSILSKNQLFATGTTGRLIEEASNLNVHKFLAGHLGGEQQMGALIEQNQMDLIIYLREPLAPQKHDPDVKRIFHLCDTHNIPLATNLATAEMMIRSLDRGELDWREMYK; from the coding sequence GTGAACATCGGATTAATTGCACACAACTCTAAGAAAAAATTAATGCAGAACTTCTGTGTTGCCTACAGGAGTATTCTTTCAAAAAACCAGCTATTCGCCACGGGTACCACAGGCAGGCTCATTGAGGAGGCTTCCAATTTGAATGTACACAAGTTCCTGGCCGGTCATCTGGGCGGAGAACAGCAGATGGGAGCGCTGATCGAACAGAACCAGATGGATCTCATCATCTATCTGCGGGAACCACTGGCGCCTCAGAAACATGATCCGGATGTAAAGCGGATTTTTCATCTGTGTGATACACATAATATACCACTGGCAACCAATCTTGCCACGGCAGAAATGATGATCAGATCACTTGACAGAGGAGAGTTAGACTGGCGTGAAATGTACAAATAA
- a CDS encoding cell division protein SepF, giving the protein MGVLDKFLDAIKVNDDYDDDEFLDDEFDDDFDDEKPKRRFFKKLEEDDDDLDDYEPRRRTEKQPAPKAAKTAKPQKTVKSPSSASASSSKVTPMRQVKRTGSAMEVCVIKPTNMEDTREIADTLIANCTVILNLEGLDMEVAQRIIDFTSGSCYSIGGSLQKVSSYIFILTPASVDITGDYQQILSGAFDIPSIRTEY; this is encoded by the coding sequence ATGGGTGTTTTAGATAAGTTTTTAGATGCAATCAAAGTGAACGACGATTACGACGACGACGAATTTCTGGATGATGAGTTCGATGACGACTTCGATGACGAAAAACCCAAGAGACGTTTCTTCAAAAAATTAGAGGAAGATGATGACGACTTAGATGACTACGAACCGCGCAGAAGAACGGAGAAACAGCCTGCTCCCAAAGCTGCCAAGACAGCCAAACCGCAAAAGACGGTCAAGTCCCCATCTTCAGCTTCCGCTTCCTCCTCCAAGGTTACCCCGATGCGTCAGGTAAAAAGAACAGGCAGCGCGATGGAAGTGTGCGTGATCAAGCCCACCAATATGGAAGATACCAGAGAGATCGCAGATACACTGATCGCTAACTGCACCGTTATCCTGAACCTGGAAGGCCTGGATATGGAAGTTGCACAGAGGATCATTGATTTTACTTCAGGTTCCTGCTATTCCATAGGCGGAAGCCTGCAGAAAGTGTCCAGTTACATATTTATTCTGACACCGGCAAGCGTGGACATTACAGGAGACTATCAGCAGATTTTAAGCGGTGCTTTTGACATCCCGTCCATACGGACCGAATATTAA
- a CDS encoding HlyD family efflux transporter periplasmic adaptor subunit — translation MTFIKKLLSIIKKIFTFNIATLLFGALFIYMLITVLLYITSTHVTSYQVTAGPLSRNPVCTALAVRDEEVVTADSPGYIRYYAREGMKVRKGGNVYALSDTKNVKSDITLSKDQLEQVRTRIADFSNNFSGTDFYDAYSFKYEMQGLIFQQASSQGTAPADAVEDQDEEDSDVTVIRGSMTFGNQVVHTSPSAGLVIYSTDGYEGKTVEDLTEEDFNQKAYEKNDLLTDGQAKAGDAVYKLVKDDNWTLMVPLSDKLAAKLADRKSIKVKFLKDGETQTGQLSLMNVGNQKVAKITLKNGMVRYASDRFLKIELVINTQSGLKIPMRSIVTKEFYIIPSSFLTKGGNENSAGFLRETATKGGDKTTEFVSATIYKNTAEENQDGEVSEDTENTAAQDGYCYVDKQTFQDGDVLHKPETQETFVVGEIDYLEGVYSMNKGYAVFRQIDIIDQNEEYCIVKPNTSYGLEAFDRIVDDGESVKEEDILTGK, via the coding sequence TTGACATTTATAAAAAAACTGCTGAGTATCATCAAAAAAATATTTACTTTTAATATTGCCACACTGCTTTTTGGAGCACTGTTTATTTACATGCTGATCACTGTTCTGCTTTACATCACCTCCACCCACGTCACCTCCTATCAGGTAACGGCAGGTCCTCTCTCCAGGAATCCTGTCTGTACAGCGCTGGCGGTACGCGACGAGGAGGTTGTCACTGCCGACAGCCCGGGCTATATACGTTACTATGCCAGGGAAGGCATGAAAGTACGAAAGGGCGGCAATGTCTATGCCCTGAGCGATACCAAAAACGTCAAGTCTGATATCACCCTGTCCAAAGACCAGCTAGAGCAAGTCCGCACGAGGATCGCTGATTTTTCCAATAACTTCAGCGGAACGGATTTTTACGATGCTTACAGTTTTAAATATGAAATGCAGGGCCTGATCTTTCAGCAGGCATCCTCCCAGGGGACGGCGCCGGCTGACGCTGTGGAGGACCAGGATGAGGAGGACAGTGATGTGACCGTCATCCGGGGTTCCATGACTTTTGGAAACCAAGTGGTACATACATCCCCCAGCGCAGGTCTTGTTATATATTCCACAGACGGATATGAAGGAAAAACCGTTGAGGACCTGACAGAGGAAGATTTTAATCAAAAAGCCTATGAAAAAAATGACCTGCTCACAGACGGGCAGGCCAAAGCCGGAGATGCTGTGTACAAACTGGTCAAAGATGACAACTGGACCCTCATGGTGCCTCTATCCGACAAACTGGCTGCTAAACTGGCAGACCGCAAAAGTATCAAAGTGAAGTTTCTAAAAGATGGAGAGACACAGACCGGGCAGCTCTCCCTTATGAATGTGGGAAACCAGAAGGTGGCAAAAATCACACTAAAAAATGGTATGGTGCGCTATGCCTCTGACCGATTCCTCAAAATAGAACTGGTCATCAATACCCAGAGCGGGCTGAAAATCCCCATGCGTTCTATTGTGACCAAAGAATTTTATATCATTCCCTCCTCTTTCCTGACCAAAGGAGGAAATGAAAATTCAGCCGGGTTCCTGCGGGAGACAGCCACTAAAGGCGGAGACAAGACAACAGAGTTTGTATCTGCCACTATTTATAAGAACACAGCAGAAGAGAACCAGGATGGCGAAGTATCCGAAGATACAGAGAATACGGCAGCCCAGGATGGGTACTGTTATGTGGATAAACAGACCTTCCAGGACGGGGATGTCCTGCATAAGCCGGAAACACAGGAAACCTTTGTGGTAGGTGAGATTGATTATCTGGAAGGTGTTTACAGTATGAACAAAGGATATGCGGTATTCAGACAAATTGATATCATTGACCAGAATGAAGAATACTGTATTGTAAAACCCAACACGTCTTACGGTCTGGAAGCCTTTGACAGGATTGTGGATGACGGAGAGAGCGTAAAAGAAGAAGATATACTGACTGGAAAGTAA
- the minE gene encoding cell division topological specificity factor MinE — MLIHFRNKRSGHVAKDRLKLLLVSERLDCSPQMMTMLQNDMVRAVSKYFTVQEQKVEIRYLKDTTTVLAKIPLKADIQESYPGF, encoded by the coding sequence GTGTTGATTCATTTTCGGAATAAACGTTCCGGTCATGTAGCAAAGGACCGGCTGAAGCTTCTCCTCGTATCCGAGAGGCTGGATTGTTCTCCACAAATGATGACCATGCTTCAAAACGATATGGTCCGTGCCGTGAGTAAATATTTCACTGTACAGGAACAAAAAGTGGAGATCCGTTATTTGAAGGATACCACCACCGTTTTGGCAAAGATTCCTCTGAAAGCAGATATACAGGAATCTTATCCCGGTTTTTAG
- a CDS encoding twitching motility protein PilT has translation MVQLIVGEKGKGKTKILLDKANAEVRNANGSVVYLDKSAKHMYELNNKIRLIDVMEYGIENSDEFVGFIRGIVSQDHDLEQMYLDGFLKISRLENSPENISKVMASLEKIAECYNISFIISLSKDEKDLPEDVRHMIITSL, from the coding sequence ATGGTTCAGTTAATTGTAGGTGAAAAAGGTAAAGGAAAGACGAAAATTCTTCTAGACAAGGCTAATGCTGAGGTCAGGAACGCGAACGGCTCAGTTGTTTACTTAGATAAGAGTGCAAAGCATATGTATGAGCTGAATAATAAAATCCGTCTGATAGATGTGATGGAATACGGTATAGAAAACAGTGATGAGTTTGTTGGTTTTATCCGCGGTATTGTTTCCCAGGATCATGATCTTGAGCAGATGTATCTGGATGGTTTCCTGAAGATCTCCAGACTGGAAAATTCCCCGGAGAACATTTCAAAGGTTATGGCCAGCCTTGAGAAGATTGCAGAGTGTTATAATATTTCCTTTATTATCAGCCTTTCAAAAGACGAAAAGGATCTTCCTGAAGATGTGAGACATATGATTATCACATCTTTGTAA
- the minD gene encoding septum site-determining protein MinD, with product MSEIIVVTSGKGGVGKTTVTANLGLGLAKLNKKVVVVDTDIGLRNLDVVLGLENRIVYNLIDVIEGSCRMKQALIRDKQCDNLCLLPSAQTRDKTAITPEQMIKLTDDLSEEFDYILLDCPAGIEQGFKNAIAGANRAIVVTTPEVSAIRDADRIIGLLQANEMPRVQLIINRLRMDMIRRGEMMSVEDVTEILAVELLGAIPDDEAVVIATNQGEPLCGQDSMSGQAFLNICRRIAGEDVPFLNFQAKQGVFKRLSGIFKK from the coding sequence ATGAGTGAAATTATTGTAGTGACTTCCGGAAAAGGCGGGGTCGGAAAAACCACCGTTACGGCAAACCTGGGGCTTGGACTTGCAAAGCTCAACAAAAAGGTTGTCGTAGTGGACACGGATATCGGGCTTAGGAACCTGGATGTGGTCCTTGGGCTTGAGAACAGGATTGTCTATAATCTCATTGATGTCATTGAGGGGAGCTGCCGCATGAAACAGGCGCTCATCCGGGACAAGCAGTGTGACAATCTCTGCCTGCTTCCCTCTGCCCAGACCAGAGACAAGACAGCTATCACACCTGAACAGATGATTAAACTGACAGATGATCTGTCGGAAGAGTTTGACTATATTCTGCTGGACTGCCCTGCAGGCATTGAACAGGGCTTTAAAAACGCCATTGCGGGGGCTAACCGGGCCATTGTGGTCACTACGCCTGAGGTTTCCGCCATCCGCGACGCAGACCGTATTATCGGGCTTCTACAGGCAAATGAAATGCCGAGAGTGCAGCTTATCATCAACCGCCTGCGTATGGATATGATAAGGCGTGGGGAAATGATGTCCGTGGAGGATGTGACGGAGATCCTGGCTGTGGAACTTTTAGGCGCGATTCCGGATGATGAGGCTGTGGTCATTGCCACCAATCAGGGAGAGCCTCTCTGCGGGCAGGACTCCATGTCAGGACAGGCATTTTTAAACATCTGCCGCAGGATAGCGGGGGAGGATGTACCTTTCCTGAATTTCCAGGCAAAGCAGGGTGTGTTTAAAAGGCTGTCCGGTATCTTTAAAAAATAA
- a CDS encoding YggS family pyridoxal phosphate-dependent enzyme, translating to MSVCENYLAVEEKVKEACRRAGRNRDEVTLIAVSKTKPMSMIEELLPLGVVDFGENKVQELTAKEEALPSGIHWHMIGHLQRNKVKYMVDKACLIHSVDSLRLAETVSQEAGKKGVTANILIEVNVAGEDSKFGVRPEETAALAETISKLPNISVKGLMTIAPFVENAEENREVFRNLRKLSVDIEEKKFNNVTMAVLSMGMTGDYEVAIEEGATMVRVGTGIFGERDYSK from the coding sequence ATGAGTGTATGTGAAAATTATCTTGCAGTGGAAGAAAAAGTAAAGGAAGCCTGCCGCCGGGCAGGAAGAAACCGGGATGAGGTTACCCTCATCGCTGTGAGCAAGACAAAACCCATGTCTATGATCGAGGAACTGCTGCCTCTGGGCGTAGTGGATTTCGGTGAGAACAAGGTACAGGAGCTGACAGCCAAGGAGGAGGCACTTCCCTCAGGTATTCACTGGCATATGATTGGACATTTACAGAGAAATAAAGTAAAATACATGGTGGACAAGGCCTGTCTGATCCATTCGGTGGATTCCCTCCGTCTGGCAGAGACTGTCAGCCAGGAAGCCGGAAAGAAAGGCGTCACAGCCAATATTCTCATTGAGGTCAATGTGGCCGGTGAGGACAGCAAATTCGGTGTCCGCCCGGAAGAGACGGCAGCACTGGCAGAGACCATTTCAAAACTTCCGAATATTTCGGTAAAGGGCCTGATGACTATCGCTCCATTTGTAGAAAATGCTGAAGAAAACAGGGAAGTTTTTAGAAATTTAAGAAAATTAAGTGTTGACATTGAAGAGAAAAAATTTAATAATGTTACTATGGCTGTGCTCAGCATGGGCATGACTGGTGATTATGAGGTTGCCATTGAAGAGGGTGCCACCATGGTCCGTGTAGGAACCGGCATCTTCGGAGAAAGAGATTATAGCAAATAA